From a single Bacillus gobiensis genomic region:
- a CDS encoding M15 family metallopeptidase gives MKVWLTIFSLGALFILGACGNSADENTKDGEKQEAAEPKAKDSSSADQSSQGEENKDQNKTEHKDHNKEGGNQDPETNTETNKPETGERQESEVATIQNPENVEAMVNQKNVLPSDYEPKDLVKPNVKFSFAEDIEKRYMRKEAAGALEQLFKAAKENGHDLFAVSGYRSYKRQEEILNNAIQKDGEKKAKDSVAIPGQSDHQTGLAMDISSPAEGYGLDQSFGDTPEGKWVAEHASQYGFIIRYPKGKEDVTGIIYEPWHLRYVGEKVAEEVAASGQTLEEFYGDKRKF, from the coding sequence ATGAAGGTATGGCTGACCATTTTTTCTCTGGGAGCATTGTTTATTCTCGGGGCTTGCGGCAATTCAGCTGATGAGAATACAAAGGACGGAGAAAAACAGGAGGCAGCAGAGCCAAAAGCAAAGGATTCGTCCTCTGCTGACCAATCGTCGCAAGGGGAAGAGAACAAGGATCAAAATAAAACAGAGCATAAGGATCACAATAAAGAAGGCGGCAATCAAGATCCAGAAACAAATACAGAAACAAATAAACCAGAAACAGGCGAGAGACAGGAATCAGAAGTTGCGACGATTCAAAATCCGGAGAATGTTGAAGCGATGGTCAATCAAAAAAATGTGCTTCCTTCAGATTATGAACCGAAAGATCTCGTTAAGCCCAATGTGAAATTTTCATTTGCTGAGGATATTGAAAAGAGATATATGAGGAAGGAAGCTGCCGGCGCTTTAGAGCAGCTGTTTAAAGCCGCTAAAGAAAATGGACATGATCTTTTCGCTGTTTCAGGCTATCGTTCGTATAAGCGACAAGAAGAAATTTTAAACAATGCGATTCAAAAAGACGGCGAGAAAAAAGCGAAGGATTCCGTCGCCATACCTGGCCAAAGTGACCATCAAACCGGGCTGGCCATGGATATTTCAAGTCCCGCTGAAGGATATGGCCTAGATCAAAGCTTTGGTGATACACCGGAAGGAAAGTGGGTTGCTGAACATGCATCTCAATATGGGTTTATCATCCGCTATCCTAAAGGAAAAGAAGATGTCACCGGTATTATCTACGAACCATGGCACCTGCGCTACGTAGGGGAAAAAGTTGCTGAAGAAGTAGCTGCAAGCGGTCAGACATTAGAAGAATTCTATGGAGACAAACGTAAATTCTAA
- a CDS encoding DinB family protein, with amino-acid sequence MSKAEQMMKDWLQHRNVLEELLELIDDEHIDFKPWADAMSLGELALHVAGWNDVFVSMVKTEKLSVPDIPKCETMADVRKAVKDFTEKTKATYEMFTDTELEAENSSSHPKLQGPKKRYLTAMYDHEIHHKGQLFMYARMVGVKDVPFFR; translated from the coding sequence TTGAGCAAAGCAGAGCAAATGATGAAAGATTGGCTCCAGCACCGCAATGTTCTGGAAGAATTGCTAGAATTAATCGACGACGAACATATTGATTTTAAACCGTGGGCCGATGCCATGTCGCTTGGCGAGCTTGCCTTGCACGTTGCAGGATGGAATGATGTATTCGTTTCTATGGTCAAGACGGAAAAACTTTCTGTACCGGACATACCTAAATGTGAGACGATGGCAGACGTACGAAAAGCTGTAAAGGATTTTACTGAAAAAACGAAGGCTACATACGAGATGTTTACCGACACGGAATTAGAAGCTGAAAATAGTTCGTCGCACCCGAAGCTCCAGGGACCGAAAAAGAGATATCTTACTGCGATGTATGATCACGAAATTCACCATAAAGGCCAACTTTTCATGTATGCCCGCATGGTTGGTGTAAAAGATGTGCCGTTTTTCCGCTAA
- a CDS encoding Cof-type HAD-IIB family hydrolase codes for MPDSKGNEKDLKLIALDMDGTLLNHENDISEGNKQAISEAIKQGIHVVISTGRTIMTCKKLVEPLKLSSYVITTNGSEIWDSDFVLVERQLLGCDHIEQMLNLRNTHNTSFWAASVDKVWRDEIPEDVTKHEWLKFGFDIEDDEIREKVLEELRKNTGLEISNSSPTNIEVNAVGINKAAALVKVTERLGLTMDNVIAMGDSLNDIAMISEAGIGVAMGNAQDIVKETADWVTDTNVEDGVAKAIRHWVLNPKRSSV; via the coding sequence GTGCCAGATAGCAAAGGAAACGAAAAAGATCTAAAGCTGATTGCATTGGATATGGATGGGACTCTTTTAAATCATGAAAATGACATTTCGGAAGGAAACAAGCAAGCAATTTCCGAGGCAATAAAACAGGGGATTCATGTGGTCATTAGTACTGGGCGTACAATTATGACTTGCAAAAAGCTAGTTGAGCCGCTTAAACTTTCATCTTATGTGATTACAACGAACGGAAGTGAAATCTGGGATTCGGATTTTGTTCTCGTTGAGCGCCAGCTGCTAGGCTGTGATCATATCGAGCAAATGCTCAATTTAAGAAATACCCATAATACGAGTTTTTGGGCCGCGAGTGTAGATAAGGTATGGAGAGATGAGATCCCCGAAGACGTTACGAAACACGAATGGCTCAAGTTCGGTTTTGATATTGAAGATGACGAAATTCGCGAAAAAGTATTAGAAGAGCTTAGAAAAAATACTGGATTGGAAATATCAAATTCCAGCCCGACAAATATTGAAGTAAATGCAGTCGGGATTAATAAAGCCGCTGCGTTAGTAAAGGTTACTGAACGCCTTGGGCTTACAATGGATAACGTAATTGCTATGGGAGACAGCTTAAATGATATTGCCATGATATCAGAAGCAGGAATCGGTGTAGCTATGGGAAATGCACAAGACATCGTGAAGGAAACAGCCGATTGGGTCACAGATACTAACGTGGAAGATGGAGTAGCTAAAGCCATCAGACATTGGGTGTTGAATCCAAAGCGATCATCTGTTTAA
- a CDS encoding lamin tail domain-containing protein — MKQLKKWIVCSVAAIMVLSNFFMPAAVFANEKIKVEIQPQEKAQSDTKNESEKPAEDRQAADLKDLPSLIITEVNAGTGKYDFVEVYNISDKPVNLDYYTFSYRVNGEGLNVTLPKTTISPGKSKVIWFTNNEEKENFNSYYKSSLNSEDIAANKQIPGLNSKTDFSIVLKDSKGKALLFANYKKNASNLHYAYPPEGIEMNQLADGNEPSPTPGTAEQNQVPEKLQSKRENKQPTIDYKPISEWKRSNDLSIEANVADDHKDTSVYFYYQADSESEWKKEKMEAVNTGSDYKFVLSKSEWQEGYFTYYIEAVDENARTVTEKHQINLKAEETKEIQNTGKEEKKDHELVKKDKNIDDTQTVKKASSNTNPYLLLTEIAPNSKGGGTDYYEYFELYNNSNQPLKLNKYAFVYRYTDSGAETALQVPDETIDPGETLVFWFNNGGKTLNDFNQQFGTSLTNEQVYEFTGFSGFANGGNRAVAIKDNQGNELSSAAYLNGESDNSGKVIQYSYPKQGTEMNKQKVFANPSPGVIQSEQVPEVPVDLPEQVDDTEAPNITHQPINESEAFAPLTIEAEITDNMAAPSATLYYKKLSETEFTALTMTPGESSSFTAEIPGIQLESDIVYYIEASDGTIVSKTNEFQVTIKAPNVDYQKLPLMLVTEVTPDTANVNGADGYEFIEIYNNTNQDINFKDYKLRYRYGTDPGSDVIWESVPDDVVISAGKTLVFWIINGQNADKTVADFNANYGTNLVENKDIVKVFSGGMANSGARGLVITTNTKTEISVGYYNDTTNDDTQPDKGIVYKYPVDGSTQSIKASAGKESATPGRIEPYQVPKQPVMVESDTEKPSVENLTKITKVNQKENIELVAEAKDNKELKTVNLFYKTDGEEDYKKATLSQDYNDTFYHHILYSPEIIGKTYVDYYFVVSDGTNQTESGNYRIAVTNDLDHSSLRMNVKDGDILSGQSIIKGTSKEEPEKNVQLFIDGKQSEETYSAVENEAYLAFEVSGINTWFQNGVTMGDEILHIFDDWIAQWETITVPIEADRLKTGDNTLTIRAGNKASPFDLESEENRDDYNLRNVRLILADGTMIYDLKHSDPEKVLDMGDDGTNRPFENFTFSVTEEMANSKAMKWDTTKAADGKHTVSVKDANEEITSTIDVDNTAPSIHPNVKNNQEFKGKFTIDAEIQDEIAGVAETTALLDGEKITLPYDTASSQLSPGSHKLVLSAKDNVGNAAEQVIHFSVVNENPEKPELIGPSNNSEEIIDGNPKLKVKASDPMNDDLDVTFYKGFKYDAKQKRNVEIYQHSADTEPPNSQAPNGETKLSDNKRSLVSELDGEYLTTDSTTQFPYHRFDVAVDKEVDENDKVEVVWQGKSLESRKVTMYAWNHTADKWDIVDVKIAGAEDFSLKGTVAVKDFVANGKVNVLVQDEIPSTPDEYDYTFVWMSDTQYYSDSYPYIYDRQTNWIADMQEKMKIKYVFHTGDIVDNSLDEPQWINADRSMKVLDDAKIPYGVLAGNHDVDQKTLDYTEYYKYFGQDRFKDKPYYGESYKNNRGHYDLISEGGNDYIMIYMGWGIDDEGIKWMNEVLKAYPDRKAFLNFHEYLLASGTRHPLGEKLYNEVVLPNENVVAVLSGHYHESQMLVDEIDDNQDGTPDRKVYQILADYQAGPEGGEGYIRLLHFDQDNNRIIVNTYSPYKDKYNYYDREIYPGKDEFTIDLDLTPKEKRVATDYFAVNVFTDSEIGKVENVKSGEVAEMEWTGLKEGAGYYWYATAEDDYTGEATSDIWTFTKGKNNNPDPDDGNDGGNNPDPSDGSNNSGNTPNPSDGSNNDGNNPDPSDGNSGGGNTPDPLDGNDNGGNNGEGGSDTSSLPSTATANYQFLLFGMILIIFGAAILSYRKRKQVS, encoded by the coding sequence GTGAAACAATTAAAAAAATGGATTGTTTGTTCTGTCGCGGCAATAATGGTTTTGTCGAATTTTTTTATGCCTGCAGCTGTTTTTGCCAATGAAAAAATAAAAGTGGAGATTCAACCGCAGGAAAAAGCACAGTCAGATACAAAGAATGAATCGGAGAAACCAGCTGAAGATAGGCAGGCCGCCGATCTAAAAGATCTGCCTTCTCTTATTATTACTGAAGTAAACGCGGGTACCGGTAAATATGATTTTGTCGAAGTGTATAACATCTCTGATAAGCCGGTGAATTTAGATTATTATACGTTTTCCTACCGCGTGAATGGAGAAGGCTTGAATGTGACTCTTCCCAAAACAACCATTTCTCCTGGAAAATCAAAAGTGATTTGGTTTACCAATAACGAAGAAAAAGAGAATTTTAATTCGTATTATAAATCCTCACTAAATTCTGAAGACATCGCTGCAAATAAACAAATTCCTGGTTTAAATAGCAAAACTGATTTCTCCATCGTTTTAAAAGATAGTAAGGGAAAAGCTCTCTTGTTCGCCAACTATAAGAAAAATGCTTCAAATCTTCACTATGCATATCCTCCTGAGGGAATTGAGATGAATCAGCTGGCGGATGGGAATGAGCCTTCACCTACACCGGGGACTGCTGAGCAGAATCAGGTTCCGGAAAAGCTTCAGTCAAAAAGAGAAAACAAGCAACCAACAATTGACTACAAGCCGATTTCCGAATGGAAGCGATCAAACGATTTATCGATTGAGGCAAACGTTGCCGATGATCATAAGGATACGTCTGTCTACTTCTACTATCAGGCTGACTCAGAATCAGAATGGAAAAAAGAGAAAATGGAAGCAGTGAATACAGGTTCCGACTATAAATTCGTTCTTTCGAAAAGTGAATGGCAGGAAGGTTATTTTACATACTATATTGAGGCAGTAGATGAAAATGCTCGGACGGTCACAGAGAAACATCAAATCAATCTAAAAGCAGAGGAAACAAAAGAAATTCAGAACACTGGCAAGGAAGAAAAGAAGGATCATGAATTGGTAAAGAAAGATAAAAACATAGATGATACACAAACCGTTAAAAAAGCAAGTTCCAACACTAATCCTTATCTTCTGCTGACAGAAATCGCACCGAATTCCAAAGGGGGCGGAACAGATTACTATGAGTATTTTGAGCTATATAACAATTCAAACCAGCCACTCAAGCTAAACAAATATGCTTTTGTTTATCGATATACTGATTCAGGAGCAGAAACAGCGCTGCAAGTGCCGGATGAAACGATTGACCCGGGGGAAACATTGGTGTTTTGGTTTAATAATGGCGGAAAAACGCTGAATGACTTTAATCAACAGTTCGGAACGTCTTTAACAAATGAGCAGGTTTATGAATTTACTGGTTTTAGCGGGTTTGCAAACGGTGGAAATAGAGCTGTTGCCATAAAGGATAATCAAGGAAATGAATTGTCTTCTGCTGCTTATCTGAATGGCGAATCGGATAACAGCGGAAAAGTTATTCAATATTCCTATCCCAAACAAGGTACAGAAATGAACAAGCAGAAGGTGTTTGCTAATCCATCTCCTGGAGTGATCCAATCAGAGCAGGTTCCGGAAGTTCCTGTCGATTTGCCTGAGCAAGTTGACGATACGGAAGCGCCAAACATAACTCACCAGCCAATAAATGAATCCGAAGCTTTTGCACCGCTTACAATCGAAGCGGAAATAACAGATAATATGGCTGCACCTTCTGCCACGTTGTATTATAAAAAATTATCAGAAACGGAATTTACTGCACTGACCATGACTCCGGGAGAAAGTTCATCCTTCACAGCCGAAATACCGGGAATTCAGCTTGAATCTGACATTGTATATTATATCGAAGCATCAGACGGTACGATTGTTTCTAAGACAAACGAGTTTCAAGTCACAATTAAGGCACCGAATGTAGATTATCAAAAGCTGCCTCTTATGCTTGTGACAGAAGTAACGCCTGACACAGCAAATGTAAACGGAGCAGACGGCTACGAATTTATCGAAATCTACAATAATACGAATCAGGATATCAACTTTAAAGATTACAAGCTTAGATACCGTTACGGCACGGATCCAGGGTCTGATGTCATTTGGGAATCTGTTCCGGATGATGTAGTAATTTCGGCTGGTAAAACACTTGTATTTTGGATTATTAATGGTCAAAATGCGGACAAAACCGTTGCAGATTTTAATGCAAATTACGGAACGAACTTAGTGGAAAATAAAGATATTGTAAAAGTCTTTAGCGGCGGCATGGCGAACAGCGGCGCGAGAGGGCTTGTCATAACAACGAATACCAAAACAGAGATTTCCGTAGGATACTACAATGACACGACAAATGATGATACGCAGCCTGATAAAGGGATCGTTTACAAATATCCTGTTGACGGGTCCACACAGTCTATCAAAGCCAGTGCTGGTAAAGAATCTGCTACACCGGGGCGCATCGAGCCGTACCAAGTGCCTAAGCAGCCAGTGATGGTAGAAAGCGACACTGAAAAGCCTTCAGTTGAAAATTTGACAAAAATTACGAAGGTCAATCAGAAGGAGAATATAGAACTGGTAGCTGAAGCCAAGGACAACAAAGAATTAAAAACAGTCAATCTCTTTTATAAAACAGATGGAGAGGAAGACTATAAGAAAGCAACTCTCTCCCAGGACTATAATGATACATTTTACCATCATATCTTGTACTCTCCTGAAATTATCGGGAAAACATATGTAGATTACTATTTTGTCGTTTCCGACGGCACGAATCAAACAGAAAGCGGCAACTACAGAATTGCTGTTACCAATGATCTGGATCATTCCAGCCTTCGCATGAATGTAAAAGATGGAGATATTTTATCAGGTCAATCGATTATCAAGGGTACCTCAAAGGAAGAGCCAGAAAAAAATGTCCAGCTTTTCATTGATGGAAAACAATCGGAGGAGACCTACTCGGCGGTTGAAAATGAAGCTTATCTTGCATTTGAAGTCAGTGGAATCAATACGTGGTTTCAAAACGGTGTAACAATGGGAGATGAAATTCTCCATATTTTTGACGACTGGATCGCCCAATGGGAAACGATTACCGTTCCGATTGAAGCGGACAGGCTAAAAACAGGAGATAACACTCTTACAATCCGGGCAGGCAACAAGGCATCACCATTCGATTTAGAATCTGAAGAAAATCGGGATGACTACAATCTAAGAAACGTTCGCTTGATTCTTGCTGACGGTACAATGATTTATGATTTAAAACATAGTGATCCGGAAAAAGTGCTTGATATGGGAGACGATGGAACGAACCGTCCATTTGAAAATTTCACTTTTTCGGTAACAGAGGAAATGGCCAATTCGAAAGCAATGAAATGGGACACAACAAAAGCAGCGGATGGAAAGCATACCGTTTCTGTCAAAGACGCTAACGAGGAGATCACATCCACGATTGATGTGGATAATACGGCGCCTTCCATTCACCCGAATGTAAAGAATAATCAAGAATTTAAAGGGAAGTTTACGATTGATGCAGAGATTCAAGATGAAATTGCGGGCGTAGCCGAAACAACAGCACTTCTGGATGGCGAGAAAATCACGCTGCCGTATGACACGGCTTCTTCTCAGCTCTCTCCTGGCAGCCACAAGTTAGTCCTATCAGCAAAAGACAATGTGGGGAATGCAGCAGAACAAGTCATTCATTTTTCTGTCGTGAATGAAAATCCGGAAAAACCGGAATTGATAGGACCAAGCAACAATTCCGAGGAGATCATCGATGGAAATCCAAAGCTGAAAGTAAAAGCGTCTGACCCGATGAACGACGATTTGGATGTTACCTTCTATAAAGGCTTCAAATATGATGCCAAGCAAAAGCGAAATGTAGAGATTTATCAACATTCTGCTGATACTGAGCCGCCTAACTCGCAAGCGCCAAATGGAGAGACAAAGCTTTCTGATAACAAAAGGTCGCTTGTATCCGAGTTAGACGGCGAGTATTTGACGACCGATTCCACGACCCAATTTCCTTATCATCGCTTTGATGTTGCGGTCGATAAAGAAGTGGATGAGAATGATAAAGTGGAAGTGGTTTGGCAAGGAAAGTCTCTTGAAAGTAGAAAGGTCACGATGTATGCATGGAACCATACAGCGGATAAGTGGGACATTGTTGATGTTAAAATCGCCGGTGCTGAAGATTTTTCATTAAAAGGGACAGTAGCTGTTAAAGATTTTGTTGCAAACGGCAAAGTAAATGTACTGGTTCAGGATGAGATCCCAAGCACTCCTGATGAATACGACTATACCTTTGTATGGATGTCTGATACTCAGTATTATTCTGATAGCTATCCATATATCTATGACAGACAAACAAATTGGATTGCAGACATGCAGGAAAAAATGAAGATCAAGTACGTTTTCCATACGGGAGACATTGTCGATAATTCATTAGACGAGCCTCAATGGATAAATGCTGACCGTTCGATGAAGGTGCTTGATGATGCCAAGATTCCTTATGGCGTTTTAGCCGGAAACCATGACGTTGATCAGAAAACATTGGATTATACCGAGTACTATAAATATTTCGGACAAGACCGATTTAAAGACAAGCCGTACTACGGTGAATCCTACAAAAACAACCGTGGCCACTACGATTTGATTTCAGAAGGCGGCAACGACTATATCATGATCTATATGGGCTGGGGGATTGACGACGAAGGGATCAAATGGATGAATGAGGTGTTAAAAGCCTACCCTGACCGCAAAGCTTTTTTGAATTTCCATGAATACTTGCTTGCATCAGGAACAAGGCATCCGCTTGGTGAAAAGCTATATAACGAAGTCGTGCTGCCAAATGAAAATGTCGTAGCTGTATTAAGCGGACATTATCATGAGAGCCAGATGCTCGTTGATGAAATTGATGATAATCAAGATGGCACGCCTGATCGGAAGGTTTATCAAATTCTGGCGGACTACCAGGCAGGACCTGAAGGCGGAGAAGGCTATATTAGGCTGCTTCACTTTGATCAGGATAATAATCGCATCATTGTTAATACATATTCACCGTATAAAGACAAGTACAATTACTATGACCGGGAAATTTATCCAGGAAAGGACGAATTTACGATCGATCTTGATCTTACGCCGAAAGAAAAACGCGTCGCTACTGATTACTTTGCCGTTAATGTGTTCACTGATTCTGAAATCGGAAAAGTAGAAAATGTGAAAAGCGGTGAAGTCGCAGAAATGGAGTGGACAGGGCTGAAAGAAGGCGCTGGATACTATTGGTACGCAACAGCAGAAGATGACTACACAGGAGAAGCAACATCAGACATCTGGACATTTACAAAAGGAAAAAATAATAACCCTGATCCAGACGATGGAAACGATGGAGGGAATAACCCGGATCCATCAGACGGCAGTAACAATAGCGGAAATACTCCAAATCCATCAGATGGCAGTAATAATGATGGAAACAATCCAGATCCATCAGATGGCAATAGCGGTGGAGGAAATACTCCAGATCCTTTAGACGGCAATGACAATGGCGGAAATAATGGAGAGGGTGGCAGTGATACATCATCCCTTCCAAGCACGGCTACTGCAAATTATCAATTCCTCTTGTTCGGAATGATCTTGATTATTTTTGGTGCGGCTATTTTAAGTTATCGTAAAAGAAAGCAAGTTTCATAA
- a CDS encoding aldo/keto reductase yields the protein MDVLLNNGVKMPQLGLGVYKAEEGTEVIRAVKKALEVGYRSIDTAAVYKNEAGVGQAIKESGLPREELFITTKVWNSDQGYEQTLQAFETSLNKLQLDYIDLYLIHWPMPKSDKYIETYRALEKLYEDGRIRAIGISNFKIPHLERVLKECSIKPAVNQVECHPFFSQNELKSFCREHDIFIEAWSPIMRGGELLNHPVIQSLCEKHKKSPAQIIIRWHIQNDVIVIPKSVTPSRIEENFNVFDFSLDDEDLAHIDELDKNERQYRDPDEMHLTEI from the coding sequence ATGGACGTACTTTTAAATAATGGCGTAAAAATGCCCCAGCTTGGTTTAGGGGTTTATAAAGCAGAAGAAGGAACAGAAGTGATTCGTGCAGTAAAAAAAGCACTTGAAGTCGGGTACCGGTCGATTGATACAGCCGCAGTCTATAAAAATGAAGCAGGTGTCGGTCAAGCGATTAAGGAGTCTGGTCTCCCGCGTGAGGAACTTTTTATCACTACCAAGGTGTGGAATAGTGATCAAGGATATGAGCAAACATTACAAGCTTTTGAAACAAGTTTAAATAAGCTGCAGCTTGATTATATTGACCTGTATCTCATTCATTGGCCGATGCCGAAGAGCGACAAGTACATAGAAACGTACCGTGCCTTAGAAAAGCTTTATGAGGATGGGCGGATCCGTGCGATCGGAATCTCCAATTTTAAAATCCCCCATTTGGAACGCGTATTAAAGGAATGCAGCATAAAACCCGCTGTCAATCAAGTGGAATGCCATCCATTCTTCAGCCAAAATGAATTGAAATCATTTTGCAGGGAACATGATATCTTCATTGAAGCGTGGAGCCCGATTATGAGAGGAGGAGAGTTGCTCAACCACCCAGTCATTCAATCTCTCTGCGAAAAGCACAAGAAATCTCCTGCACAAATTATTATTCGCTGGCATATTCAAAACGATGTAATTGTCATTCCAAAATCGGTCACTCCATCGAGAATCGAAGAGAACTTTAACGTGTTTGATTTTTCTCTCGATGATGAGGATTTAGCACATATTGATGAGTTAGATAAAAACGAACGACAATACCGTGATCCTGATGAGATGCATTTAACTGAAATATAA
- a CDS encoding 3-hydroxyacyl-ACP dehydratase FabZ family protein has product MNKLPHQYPFLFIDRVVEVVPGKSALGYKYISNNDWFLISQNGTMPFGLIIEALAQLSAYAAAENNENSLGLLSSIKNASREGDVHAGDRLDLFFEVIRFKKGFLFGTGTASVNGNKIAKADIGIYISH; this is encoded by the coding sequence ATGAACAAACTTCCGCATCAATATCCTTTTCTATTCATTGATCGGGTAGTAGAGGTAGTGCCTGGAAAAAGCGCACTTGGGTATAAATACATTTCCAATAATGATTGGTTTCTCATTTCACAAAACGGAACGATGCCATTTGGACTGATCATTGAAGCTCTGGCACAGCTCAGTGCATATGCAGCAGCTGAAAATAATGAAAACAGCCTTGGTTTGTTATCTTCTATTAAAAACGCTAGCCGGGAAGGTGATGTTCATGCTGGAGACAGACTCGACTTATTTTTTGAGGTCATCAGGTTTAAAAAAGGATTTCTGTTTGGCACGGGGACAGCATCGGTTAATGGCAATAAGATAGCGAAAGCAGATATCGGAATATATATTTCGCATTAA
- a CDS encoding DUF3139 domain-containing protein: MKKMFISIIVVVAIIVAGIYSVKHFYETKANEIADKTEQYLINHPNKKKEEIKEVKGLNSKGGDYGVLVRVVYKDTPNIHHFYKQVDGKIVYDGNEDISKAKEPVL, from the coding sequence ATGAAAAAGATGTTTATTTCTATAATTGTTGTAGTCGCTATTATTGTCGCCGGAATTTATTCTGTAAAACACTTTTATGAAACGAAAGCAAATGAAATCGCAGATAAAACTGAACAATATTTAATCAACCATCCAAATAAGAAAAAAGAGGAGATTAAAGAGGTTAAAGGATTAAATTCGAAAGGTGGAGATTATGGAGTATTGGTCAGAGTGGTCTATAAAGATACTCCCAACATTCATCACTTCTATAAACAAGTAGATGGTAAAATTGTCTATGACGGAAATGAAGATATAAGTAAAGCAAAAGAACCAGTATTATAA
- the allD gene encoding ureidoglycolate dehydrogenase, whose product MIETTVSLEELTELVVKKLTEAGLNEEHAEVVADVLVHADLRGVSSHGVLRTEHYVKRLTNGGLNPDPQFSVKETGPCSAIFDGNDGMGHVISKEAMEYAIQLAEKNGIGMVAAINSSHCGALSYFVQQAADKNMIGMAMTHTDKIVVPFGGAKPYFGTNPIAFGFPAKENKPVILDMATSNVAFGKVLHAREAGHSIPADWGVDENGRPTTDADNVSALLPFAGPKGYGLAMVVDILSGILTGSAFGPHITAMYGDYNKKRHLGHFFCAINPKVFTDVTGFLTNMDQMINELHDITPAAGFDKVMVPGEPEQIRENTRRKEGIPVTDSVYQYLIQK is encoded by the coding sequence ATGATAGAAACTACTGTTTCACTTGAAGAATTAACAGAATTAGTCGTCAAAAAATTAACGGAGGCAGGCCTTAATGAAGAACATGCCGAGGTTGTGGCAGATGTCTTGGTTCATGCTGATCTTAGAGGGGTAAGCTCCCATGGCGTATTGCGTACGGAGCATTACGTAAAGCGTTTAACGAATGGGGGATTAAATCCCGATCCTCAATTTTCCGTTAAAGAAACAGGTCCTTGCTCAGCTATTTTTGACGGTAACGATGGGATGGGGCATGTTATTTCAAAAGAAGCAATGGAATACGCAATCCAGCTTGCAGAGAAGAACGGGATCGGTATGGTGGCGGCCATCAACAGCAGCCATTGTGGAGCGTTATCTTATTTTGTACAGCAGGCGGCCGATAAAAATATGATTGGTATGGCGATGACTCATACGGACAAAATTGTCGTGCCATTTGGCGGTGCCAAGCCTTACTTCGGAACAAATCCAATCGCTTTCGGTTTTCCGGCAAAAGAAAATAAGCCCGTCATTCTTGATATGGCAACAAGCAATGTAGCTTTTGGAAAAGTATTGCACGCCCGTGAAGCAGGTCATTCAATCCCAGCCGATTGGGGAGTTGATGAAAACGGAAGGCCGACAACAGATGCGGACAACGTTTCCGCCCTGCTTCCATTTGCAGGACCAAAAGGTTACGGCTTAGCGATGGTCGTAGATATTTTGTCTGGTATTTTAACCGGCTCTGCATTTGGCCCGCATATCACGGCTATGTATGGCGATTACAACAAAAAACGTCATCTGGGGCATTTTTTCTGTGCGATCAATCCGAAGGTGTTTACCGATGTAACCGGCTTTTTAACCAATATGGATCAAATGATTAATGAGCTGCATGATATAACGCCTGCTGCTGGCTTCGATAAAGTTATGGTCCCGGGAGAACCTGAACAGATTCGGGAAAATACACGGCGCAAAGAAGGGATTCCTGTAACAGATTCTGTTTATCAATATCTTATTCAAAAGTAA